In Reichenbachiella agarivorans, one genomic interval encodes:
- a CDS encoding FecR family protein: MSKEKGHIVDEEMLYRYFTGQLDVTEKQAIDLWVEKSTENRKAFDEAHIFYLDVHALSSIDHSRQAQNIDDTWEAFKVRNHIVDPQPTKHLTLSVNFLKYAAGLLILLVAGWYSYQYSNQPDEIILSAQGFNRDIELADGTDIILKKESTISYPEQFDPSERRVKLEGEAFFQVASNPAQPFVVELDKAVIQVIGTAFDVKTEENKINVHVEEGIVRFTSSQDQATLTQGESAALDLGTNRITKYTTTTDNYSFWRTKKLTFRNSKMADVVMTLEEAFDTEVVLDNPSLGDCNITVTFENEEIEHILQVIATTLEMTVHATNQTYTLSGDGCN, translated from the coding sequence ATGAGTAAAGAGAAGGGACATATCGTGGACGAGGAAATGCTGTACCGCTACTTCACTGGACAACTAGATGTCACAGAAAAGCAAGCTATTGACCTATGGGTAGAAAAATCTACTGAAAACCGAAAGGCATTTGACGAAGCGCATATTTTCTACCTCGATGTACATGCCCTGTCATCTATCGATCACAGCAGACAAGCCCAAAATATAGATGATACTTGGGAGGCATTTAAAGTCAGAAATCACATCGTAGACCCTCAACCAACCAAACACCTCACACTATCAGTCAACTTCCTAAAATATGCCGCTGGACTATTGATCTTGTTGGTCGCGGGTTGGTACTCTTACCAGTATTCTAATCAACCTGACGAAATCATCCTCTCAGCGCAAGGATTCAATCGAGATATAGAATTGGCAGATGGTACAGATATCATATTAAAAAAAGAATCAACAATCAGCTATCCAGAGCAATTTGACCCGTCCGAACGAAGAGTAAAACTAGAAGGAGAAGCATTTTTCCAAGTAGCATCTAACCCAGCGCAACCCTTCGTCGTAGAGCTCGACAAGGCTGTGATACAAGTCATAGGAACCGCTTTTGATGTCAAGACAGAAGAAAACAAAATCAACGTACATGTAGAAGAAGGAATCGTTCGTTTCACTTCGTCTCAAGATCAAGCCACACTGACCCAAGGAGAAAGCGCAGCGCTAGATTTAGGCACTAACCGAATTACCAAGTACACAACCACAACGGACAATTATAGTTTTTGGAGAACCAAAAAACTGACTTTCAGAAATTCTAAAATGGCTGATGTGGTGATGACATTAGAAGAAGCCTTTGACACTGAGGTCGTACTGGACAACCCATCACTGGGTGACTGCAATATCACCGTGACCTTCGAAAACGAGGAGATTGAGCACATCTTGCAGGTCATCGCTACCACACTAGAAATGACCGTCCATGCTACCAATCAAACCTACACACTCTCAGGCGATGGCTGCAACTAA
- a CDS encoding carboxypeptidase-like regulatory domain-containing protein → MLPIKPTHSQAMAATNRIGWLCCLLLSMTLSIVNGQQAPDLRVTIRFEQTLLIDALHQLNELSDIKLSFNPSNIPSDKIINRSYTQVNIDSILKEILGDSFELKYIGEYIIIQKKQSQKSEKQNYQFKGDVKDATTGQTLTNVTIYEVNTLNSTLSDEKGEFELDFSAKKGITALAISRKDYQDTVIMVSDLHTLESAIVLSPAPIPASPNEKTELGKKLENYKLVRLFTSKENRKNTENVKQLEERYFQFSLLPSIGTNMSMGGQVTHKLSFNLLAGYSYGLNEGFELGGLYNINRKNVSGCQIAGFGNTVGGTTHGIQIGGFLNTSKEKVTGVQIAGFTNFVTADIEGLQIAGFTSIAKGLDGTQISGFTNIAKGPTDGFQLSGFTNITKDAKGGQISGFSNITHGDMDGIQISGAHNYSQNLDGMQLTSLLNTAHEVKGFQMSALVNTSKILHGTQLGFINYADSIGDTGLQIGLINLGRKNSLFEWSVEHADVIPIRITFRSGSNKLYTALSAGMQLEDEKLWTYGVGLGSKIFLKSKFYFNPEIHAHRLMQQENNDFETVNQLNKIHLNFGYQFFKHLSLSGGPAINIYISDYINPESGLIGNDIANKPFYDEVQEENIRIQIWLGYAVALRF, encoded by the coding sequence ATGCTACCAATCAAACCTACACACTCTCAGGCGATGGCTGCAACTAATAGAATAGGTTGGCTGTGCTGTTTGCTACTATCTATGACGCTATCTATCGTCAATGGACAACAAGCACCCGACCTGCGTGTGACGATCAGATTCGAGCAGACGCTCTTGATCGATGCTTTGCATCAGCTCAACGAACTTTCCGACATCAAGCTTTCCTTTAATCCAAGTAACATTCCTTCTGACAAAATCATTAACCGATCATACACACAAGTCAACATTGACAGTATTTTGAAGGAAATCCTTGGAGATTCATTTGAACTCAAATACATCGGCGAGTACATCATCATACAGAAAAAGCAAAGCCAAAAATCAGAAAAACAAAATTACCAATTCAAAGGGGATGTCAAGGATGCCACGACAGGACAAACCCTGACCAACGTCACCATCTATGAGGTCAACACCCTGAACTCCACCTTGTCTGATGAAAAGGGTGAATTTGAACTGGATTTCTCTGCCAAAAAAGGAATCACGGCACTTGCTATCAGTAGAAAGGACTACCAAGACACTGTCATCATGGTGAGCGACCTACACACCCTGGAAAGTGCCATCGTCCTATCTCCCGCTCCCATTCCTGCGAGTCCAAATGAAAAAACTGAACTGGGAAAGAAACTAGAGAATTATAAACTGGTTCGTCTCTTTACAAGTAAGGAAAATAGAAAAAACACCGAAAACGTCAAGCAATTGGAGGAGCGCTATTTCCAATTTTCGCTTCTCCCTTCAATAGGAACTAACATGTCAATGGGAGGACAGGTGACACACAAACTATCTTTCAACCTACTGGCAGGGTATTCTTATGGTCTCAATGAGGGATTTGAATTGGGAGGATTGTACAATATCAACAGAAAAAATGTATCAGGCTGTCAGATCGCTGGATTTGGCAATACTGTCGGCGGCACCACCCATGGTATTCAGATTGGTGGTTTCCTCAACACCAGCAAAGAAAAAGTAACAGGCGTGCAGATTGCAGGCTTCACCAACTTCGTCACTGCAGACATTGAAGGCTTGCAAATAGCGGGCTTCACCAGCATCGCCAAAGGGCTAGACGGGACACAAATATCGGGATTTACCAACATCGCCAAAGGCCCAACCGATGGATTTCAATTGTCGGGTTTTACCAATATCACTAAAGATGCCAAGGGAGGGCAAATCTCTGGGTTCTCCAACATCACACATGGAGACATGGATGGCATCCAAATATCAGGTGCACACAATTACAGCCAAAACCTCGATGGCATGCAACTCACGAGCCTACTCAATACGGCACATGAAGTCAAAGGATTTCAAATGAGCGCATTGGTCAATACCAGCAAAATTCTACATGGCACCCAACTAGGTTTTATCAACTACGCAGACTCCATCGGAGATACAGGATTGCAAATAGGACTGATCAACTTGGGACGAAAAAACAGTCTTTTCGAATGGAGTGTAGAGCATGCTGACGTGATTCCAATCAGAATCACCTTCCGATCTGGTAGCAACAAACTCTACACAGCGCTCTCAGCTGGTATGCAGCTGGAGGACGAAAAACTGTGGACCTATGGCGTAGGATTAGGTTCCAAGATATTTCTTAAGAGCAAATTCTATTTCAATCCAGAAATCCACGCGCACAGACTCATGCAGCAAGAAAACAACGATTTTGAAACCGTCAACCAGCTCAACAAAATCCACCTCAACTTCGGCTATCAGTTCTTCAAGCATCTTTCTCTCTCTGGAGGCCCAGCAATCAATATTTACATCTCTGATTACATCAATCCTGAATCTGGCCTAATCGGCAATGACATTGCCAACAAACCATTTTATGACGAGGTACAAGAAGAAAACATCCGCATTCAAATATGGCTAGGGTATGCAGTGGCATTGAGATTTTGA
- a CDS encoding RNA polymerase sigma-70 factor: MIDLRDEKSFEVLFKTYYQPLISFAYQYVKDHDMAEEVTQEVFTTLWQKAGSIEIRSSIKSYLYGAVRNASLNHLKHLKVVSAHQAYSQYNQEVGRGDFLELDELQQKINESLEKLPPKCREIFELSRFEEMKYKDIATELDISIKTVETQMSRALKVMRDTLGQYLPAYILWILLYN; the protein is encoded by the coding sequence ATGATTGACCTCAGGGATGAGAAAAGTTTTGAAGTCCTCTTCAAGACCTATTATCAGCCTTTGATCAGCTTTGCATACCAGTATGTAAAGGATCACGATATGGCGGAGGAAGTCACCCAAGAGGTATTCACTACGCTGTGGCAAAAGGCAGGTAGTATAGAGATTCGATCATCCATCAAATCCTACCTCTACGGTGCTGTGCGTAACGCAAGCTTGAACCATCTCAAACATTTGAAAGTCGTCTCAGCACACCAGGCCTATAGCCAATACAACCAAGAAGTAGGTAGGGGTGATTTTCTAGAACTAGATGAACTCCAACAAAAAATCAATGAGTCGCTAGAGAAACTGCCACCCAAGTGTCGTGAAATTTTTGAATTGAGTCGATTCGAAGAGATGAAATACAAGGATATTGCCACTGAACTTGACATATCCATCAAAACAGTCGAGACACAAATGAGCAGGGCGCTCAAAGTGATGCGAGATACGCTTGGCCAATACTTGCCCGCGTACATTTTATGGATTTTATTGTATAATTAG